The Paramormyrops kingsleyae isolate MSU_618 chromosome 11, PKINGS_0.4, whole genome shotgun sequence genome includes a window with the following:
- the LOC140593373 gene encoding zinc finger BED domain-containing protein 4-like, translating into MSAVWNYFKVNEDDKTKADCKLCSAKLSRGGSKGSAFNTSNLIKHLKSQHDNEYKEFTHASKSTQPTLQQTLVRREKMSRDNPRAVKITQAIIEYIALSDQPLSEVENVGFLRLLHVLEPRYDVPSRRYMTDTELPKLHDSVKKHIHSLLQASSAFSFTTDIWTSSVSPVSLISLTSQWIDESFTPQRAILHAKQFRGSHTSQAIAHVFEEMLQTWGIPKTSVHVVLRDNAKNMIKAMNDAGLPSLPCVAHTLQLAVHEGLLAQRSIADAIAVGRKIVGHFKHSALAYSRLEDIQGQLNQPIKRLQQDVQTRWNSTYYMLQSLIEQKMVLGVYVSEHELPDYLTAHQWALMEKTVAILAPFEELTKKVSSYDALASDVIPAVTVLVRLLNRETDEDHGVKTMKATLLAAVKKRFSDVETTPLYFISTILDPRYKDRFFSNNTAPEAKLHLKQELQMMSRAEAEGSRAEAAEPPAKLFKAQASTSSSLDTVFEEIAKEQLQAAQPLAAGAAIELDTYLGEAPSPREDSPLKYWGVNKIRFPTLAKMAQKYLSAPCSSVESERLFSSVSHIIDENRNRLTADNAEKLLFLKKNLPLTFSK; encoded by the exons ATGTCAGCCGTGTGGAACTATTTCAAAGTGAATGAAGACGACAAAACAAAGGCGGACTGCAAATTGTGCTCAGCGAAATTGTCCAGAGGAGGCTCAAAAGGTAGCGCatttaacacaagtaatttaaTCAAGCACCTaaaatcccaacatgacaacgaGTACAAAGAGTTTACCCACGCTTCTAAATCAACACAACCCACACTGCAGCAAACTCTTGTAAGACGAGAGAAAATGTCCAGAGACAATCCACGTGCTGTGAAAATAACACAGGCAATTATCGAGTACATTGCATTGAGTGACCAGCCACTCTCGGAGGTAGAAAATGTGGGATTCCTGCGTCTCCTCCATGTTCTGGAGCCCAGATATGATGTCCCAAGCCGCCGCTACATGACTGACACGGAGCTGCCTAAACTACACGACTCCGTGAAAAAACATATCCACAGCCTACTGCAAGCCTCCTCTGCGTTTAGTTTCACCACGGATATTTGGACAAGCAGTGTTAGCCCCGTGTCGCTAATTAGCCTAACCTCCCAGTGGATAGACGAGAGTTTCACGCCGCAACGAGCCATATTACATGCGAAACAATTCCGCGGCTCGCACACCAGCCAGGCTATAGCGCATGTGTTTGAGGAAATGCTCCAGACATGGGGTATACCTAAAACATCAGTACATGTTGTGCTTCGTGACAATGCCAAAAACATGATTAAAGCCATGAATGACGCAGGGCTCCCAAGTCTGCCGTGTGTCGCGCACACGCTCCAACTGGCTGTTCACGAGGGATTATTAGCACAGAGGAGCATAGCTGATGCTATAGCAGTGGGGCGGAAAATAGTTGGCCATTTTAAACATTCCGCCTTAGCCTACTCCCGCCTCGAGGACATTCAGGGACAGCTCAACCAGCCAATAAAGAGACTGCAGCAGGACGTACAGACGCGCTGGAACAGCACGTATTACATGCTCCAGTCCCTCATTGAGCAAAAGATGGTGCTGGGGGTGTATGTGTCCGAGCATGAACTCCCTGACTATCTCACCGCTCACCAATGGGCTCTTATGGAGAAGACTGTTGCCATCCTCGCCCCCTTTGAGGAACTAACTAAAAAAGTGAGCAGCTACGACGCACTAGCCTCTGATGTCATCCCAGCTGTGACTGTGCTAGTGAGACTTCTAAACAGAGAAACAGACGAGGACCACGGCGTCAAGACAATGAAAGCAACCTTACTGGCAGCTGTCAAGAAGCGCTTCAGTGACGTCGAGACCACCCCACTGTACTTCATATCCACCATACTTGACCCAAG GTATAAAGATCGCTTCTTCTCCAACAACACTGCTCCGGAGGCCAAGCTGCACCTGAAGCAGGAGCTGCAGATGATGTCCAGAGCTGAGGCAGAGGGGAGTCGGGCAGAAGCTGCAGAACCTCCTGCTAAACTGTTCAAGGCCCAGGCCAGCACTAGCAGCAGTCTGGACACTGTATTTGAAGAAATCGCTAAGGAGcagctccaggcagcacagccgcTGGCAGCAGGTGCTGCCATTGAGCTCGACACATACCTCGGAGAGGCCCCAAGCCCTCGTGAAGACAGTCCTCTGAAGTACTGGGGTGTCAACAAAATCAGGTTCCCCACTTTGGCTAAAATGGCCCAGAAATACCTCTCAGCCCCATGTAGCAGTGTGGAAAGTGAAAGGCTTTTTAGCTCAGTGTCACACATTATAGATGAGAACAGAAACAGGCTGACTGCTGATAATGCAGAAAAGTtacttttcttaaaaaaaaacctgccacTCACTTTTTCTAAATAG